The Marinicella rhabdoformis sequence CTGAACTGGCTTAATACTAAAGCTGTTTATTGAATGTCGGCACAGGAATTAAATTCAAATCCATTTTTAAAAATCAGATCTAAATTGTTTGCTGCTGAAGGAACTGCCAAAGCACCCGCTGAAAAAGTATCTGCGGCGGCGAATGGCGAAGTTAAAGGTGTGTCATAGGTTAGTGTAGAAAGATCCAGAACGGATATATCCCCAGCTTCATCGGTTACCAGGTAGGCAAAACCACCACCCACTGCAATACCATCAATATCAGTAATTCCAACAGGATAAGCAACTAAATTCGTTATATTACCACTGGTGTCTATGGTAACCACCTGACCTGCTGTATCATTAACACCATAAATAATACAGGTTTCTGGATCTGCATCAATACCGCTGATGCTTTCTGTTGAGGCTGCAATTAAAGTGGCTTCAAACGTTTGTAAATCAATTTGATAAAAACCATTTGATGCACCAGCTCCAGCTTCATATCCATACAACACACCATTTCTCATGGCTAATCCATCAATTCTTTGTTCAAGCCCACCTACAGTAATATTGCCTAATAAAACTGGAGCTCCCCCGTCCGTATAAGGTAAAGCAAATAAATTATCACCAAAACCAGTAGCGCTGGATTGTGTGAACAAAATACGCTCATTGTCTGGGTCAGCAGTTGCCCCCCAAACACCATTACCAGAAAGAATGGATTGAGCTGTGTTCATGTCTACATCTACAGAAAACGTATCATTTAACGATGATGTTGATCCAGAAGCATTAGTACTTGTTCCAACAAATAAAGTATCACTTATATCGACTGGCATGCCTAATACTTGTTCATCGTCAACTTTATTAATGTGATTGTTTTTTAACTCGCCCGAATGACTCCATTCCTCAATTCCCTGCGACTGTACTGGAGCTGCAATTAAAAATAAAGAAGTGGCAGCTATGGTTAATATGATTTTTTTCATTGAATTCCCCTGTTTAGTAGAATCTATTATTATGATTGAAATCAGCTAACCTGTAAATATAATTGGATTACTTTTTGACAAACCAGTCACAAATCTATAATTCTTGTCGTGATAAGTACGTCAAATCAAACCCATATCACCAAGTAATACTATTTCTCAAAATACTTAACTTTCTCCAAATGGATTATCGATAGATTGCGATGGTTCGGTGAACCATTTTGGCCCTTCAGCCGTCATGTAAAAATGGTCCTCTAAACGCACACCAAATTCACCGGGCGCGGCAATCATCGGTTCGTTACTGAAACACATGCCAACATCCAAAGGTGTTTTGTCACCGCGAACCAAATATGGGCCTTCATGAATTTGTAATCCGATGCCATGGCCGGTGCGGTGTGGTAACCCGGGCAAGTCATATTCAGGGCCGAAGCCGTGTTTTTCTAATTCATCTCTTGCCGCTTGGTCTGCCGCTTCACATGGCACGCCCAATTGAGCGGCTTCAAATGCCGCTGCCTGTGCGGCTTTTTCTGCCACCCAGATTTCACGTTGGCGGTCGTTCGGTTCGCCGAACACGTAACTGCGGGTGATGTCCGAAATGTAACCTTCGACCATACAGCCAGTATCAATCAGCACCATGTCGTTATTTTCAAGTGGCTTGGGTGTTTTGACACCATGTGGAAAGGCACTGTCTTCGCCAAATAACACAATACAAAAATATGAGCCCTGGGCGGCACCCACTTTCTGATGTGCTTGGTTAATAAATGACGTGACTTCTGCTGTGCTGATGCCTGTTCGCAATATCTTTGCAGCGGCTTTGTGTACAGCA is a genomic window containing:
- a CDS encoding M24 family metallopeptidase, whose product is MTIGVGGSDAQTELDKLSNMTASVQAIQLPEYQQRIKKAQQHMSDLGWDALYLHAGPNLSYFTGTHWKPSERLVGALLTAEGELIYIAPFFEIGTINDFMQVQGEVKGWQEHESPFQLLAELFKSSDIKTVGLDENLNFTMFSALKKAGEHISPDTQFEDGQGVSQFCRSRKSANEIALMQVAKDMTIAVHKAAAKILRTGISTAEVTSFINQAHQKVGAAQGSYFCIVLFGEDSAFPHGVKTPKPLENNDMVLIDTGCMVEGYISDITRSYVFGEPNDRQREIWVAEKAAQAAAFEAAQLGVPCEAADQAARDELEKHGFGPEYDLPGLPHRTGHGIGLQIHEGPYLVRGDKTPLDVGMCFSNEPMIAAPGEFGVRLEDHFYMTAEGPKWFTEPSQSIDNPFGES